Proteins found in one Serratia plymuthica genomic segment:
- the mrdA gene encoding peptidoglycan DD-transpeptidase MrdA, with product MKIERNPFRDYTAESALFVRRALVAFLVILVLSGTLIANLYNLQIVRVEDYRTRSNENRIKLVPIAPSRGIIYDRNGTPLALNRTIYQLELMPEKIDDLKATLQALRPVVDLTDDDIVNFEKERKRSRRFVSIPVKTALNEVQVARFAVNQFRFPGVEVKGYQRRYYPYGSALTHVTGYVSKINDRDVERLDKDGKLANYAATHDIGKLGIERYYEDTLHGKTGYEEVEVNNRGRVIRQLHEQPPSAGQDVYLTLDLNLQRYIEQLLVGSRAAVVVSDPRTGGILAMVSNPSYDPNLFVDGISSKEYQGLLNDPNRPLINRATQGVYPPASTVKPYISVSALSAGVITKNTIVFDPGWWQLPGSEKRFRDWKKWGHGRLNVTKALEESADTFFYQVAYDMGIDRLSTWLTKFGYGQYTGIDLSEERSGLMPTRDWKFKRYKKPWYQGDTIPVGIGQGYWTATPIQMSKALNTLINDGNVKTPHLLQSTRINGALVPFRQEESTQIGDIHSGFWEIAKDGMYGVANRPNGTARKYFADAPYKAAAKSGTAQVFGYETYNAHKLAEHLRDHKLMTAFAPYNNPTVSVAVILENGGAGPAVGTITRQILDHILLGDNNTQLPAEAPLPPGVEGD from the coding sequence ATGAAAATAGAACGTAACCCTTTTCGCGACTATACGGCTGAATCTGCCCTGTTTGTACGCCGCGCCCTGGTGGCGTTTTTGGTCATTCTGGTGCTGAGCGGCACCCTGATCGCCAATCTGTATAATCTGCAAATTGTCCGCGTCGAGGATTACCGCACCCGCTCCAACGAAAACCGCATCAAGCTGGTGCCCATCGCCCCCAGCCGCGGCATTATCTACGATCGTAACGGCACCCCGCTGGCGCTCAACCGCACCATCTATCAATTGGAATTGATGCCGGAAAAGATCGACGACCTGAAAGCGACGCTGCAGGCGCTGCGTCCGGTGGTCGATCTGACCGATGACGACATCGTCAACTTCGAGAAAGAGCGCAAACGCTCACGCCGTTTCGTTTCCATCCCGGTGAAAACCGCGCTGAACGAAGTGCAGGTCGCCCGCTTTGCGGTCAATCAGTTCCGCTTCCCCGGCGTGGAAGTGAAAGGCTACCAGCGCCGCTATTATCCTTATGGCTCCGCCCTCACCCATGTCACCGGTTATGTCTCGAAGATCAACGATCGCGACGTCGAACGGCTGGACAAAGACGGCAAGCTGGCGAACTACGCCGCCACTCACGATATCGGCAAGCTGGGTATCGAGCGCTATTACGAAGACACCCTGCACGGTAAAACCGGCTACGAAGAGGTCGAGGTCAACAACCGCGGCCGGGTCATCCGTCAGTTGCACGAGCAGCCGCCTTCCGCCGGCCAGGACGTTTACCTGACGCTGGATCTCAACCTGCAACGCTATATCGAGCAATTGCTGGTGGGCAGCCGGGCGGCGGTGGTCGTGAGCGACCCGCGCACCGGCGGCATTCTGGCCATGGTTTCCAACCCCAGCTATGACCCGAACCTGTTCGTGGACGGCATCTCCAGCAAGGAGTATCAGGGGCTGCTGAACGATCCGAACCGGCCACTGATCAACCGCGCCACGCAAGGGGTTTACCCACCTGCGTCAACGGTAAAACCCTATATTTCCGTCTCGGCGCTCAGCGCCGGGGTGATCACCAAAAACACCATAGTGTTCGATCCCGGCTGGTGGCAGTTGCCCGGTTCGGAAAAACGCTTTCGCGACTGGAAAAAATGGGGCCATGGCCGCCTGAACGTCACCAAGGCGCTGGAAGAATCGGCGGATACCTTCTTCTATCAGGTGGCGTACGATATGGGCATCGATCGCTTGTCGACCTGGTTGACCAAGTTCGGCTACGGCCAGTACACCGGCATCGATCTTTCCGAAGAACGTTCCGGTCTGATGCCGACCCGCGACTGGAAATTCAAACGCTATAAAAAACCCTGGTACCAGGGCGATACCATCCCGGTGGGCATAGGTCAGGGCTACTGGACCGCAACGCCGATCCAGATGTCCAAGGCGCTGAACACCCTGATTAACGACGGTAACGTCAAAACGCCGCATCTGTTGCAGAGCACCCGAATCAACGGCGCGCTGGTGCCTTTCCGTCAGGAAGAGAGCACGCAGATCGGTGATATTCATTCCGGCTTCTGGGAAATTGCCAAAGACGGCATGTACGGTGTCGCCAACCGCCCTAACGGGACGGCGCGTAAGTACTTCGCAGATGCACCCTACAAAGCCGCGGCAAAATCGGGTACCGCACAGGTATTCGGCTACGAAACCTACAACGCCCACAAACTGGCAGAACACCTGCGTGACCATAAGCTGATGACTGCCTTTGCGCCGTACAATAATCCAACGGTGTCGGTCGCCGTCATTTTGGAAAACGGCGGCGCCGGTCCGGCGGTCGGGACGATTACCCGTCAGATCCTCGACCATATCCTGCTGGGCGACAACAATACGCAATTACCAGCCGAGGCCCCGCTGCCGCCTGGTGTAGAAGGTGATTAA
- the rsfS gene encoding ribosome silencing factor, whose product MQGKALQDFVIDKIDDLKGQDIIALDVQGKSSITDCMIICTGTSTRHVMSIANHVVQEARSAGMELYGMKGQEASDWVVVDLGDVIVHIMQEESRQLYELEKLWS is encoded by the coding sequence TTGCAAGGTAAAGCGCTCCAAGATTTCGTCATCGATAAAATTGATGACCTGAAAGGCCAAGACATTATCGCTCTGGATGTACAGGGCAAATCCAGCATCACCGATTGCATGATCATCTGCACCGGGACCTCTACCCGCCACGTGATGTCTATCGCCAACCACGTAGTGCAGGAAGCCCGCTCCGCAGGTATGGAACTGTACGGCATGAAAGGTCAGGAAGCCTCCGACTGGGTAGTGGTCGATTTGGGCGATGTGATCGTACATATCATGCAGGAAGAAAGCCGTCAGCTGTATGAGCTGGAAAAACTCTGGAGCTAA
- the mrdB gene encoding peptidoglycan glycosyltransferase MrdB (rod shape-determining protein RodA), whose product MTESQQKGSIWTKIHIDPTFLLFILALLVYSAFVMWSASGQDIGMMERKIGQIVMGLIVMGVMAQIPPRVYESWAPYLYIFCVILLIMVDAFGQISKGAQRWLDLGFVRFQPSEIAKIAVPLMVARFMNRDVCPPSLKNTAIALVLIFLPTLLVAAQPDLGTSILIAASGLFVLFLSGMSWKLIAVAALMLAAFIPVLWFFLMHGYQRDRVMMLLDPESDPLGAGYHIIQSKIAIGSGGLSGKGWLHGTQSQLEFLPERHTDFIFAVLAEELGLIGVLVLLALYLLVIIRGLMIAAKAQTTFGRVMVGGLMLILFVYVFVNIGMVSGILPVVGVPLPLVSYGGSALIVLMAGFGIIMSIHTHRKMLSKSL is encoded by the coding sequence ATGACTGAAAGCCAACAAAAAGGCTCGATCTGGACCAAGATCCATATCGACCCCACTTTCCTGTTATTCATTCTGGCTCTGCTGGTCTACAGCGCATTCGTGATGTGGAGCGCCAGCGGCCAGGATATCGGCATGATGGAACGCAAAATCGGCCAGATCGTCATGGGCCTGATCGTGATGGGCGTAATGGCTCAGATCCCGCCGCGGGTCTATGAAAGCTGGGCGCCCTACCTGTACATCTTCTGCGTGATCCTGCTGATTATGGTCGACGCGTTCGGGCAGATCAGTAAAGGCGCTCAACGCTGGCTGGATCTCGGTTTTGTGCGCTTCCAGCCGTCAGAAATCGCTAAAATCGCCGTCCCGCTGATGGTAGCGCGCTTTATGAACCGCGACGTCTGCCCGCCTTCACTGAAGAATACCGCCATTGCGCTGGTGCTGATTTTCCTGCCGACCCTACTGGTTGCCGCGCAGCCGGACCTGGGCACGTCGATTTTGATCGCCGCCTCTGGCCTGTTCGTGCTGTTCCTTTCCGGGATGAGCTGGAAGCTGATCGCTGTCGCCGCCCTAATGCTGGCGGCCTTTATTCCGGTGCTGTGGTTCTTCCTGATGCACGGCTATCAACGCGACCGCGTGATGATGCTGCTCGATCCGGAAAGCGATCCGCTCGGCGCCGGCTACCACATCATTCAGTCGAAAATCGCTATCGGTTCCGGCGGCCTGTCCGGCAAGGGTTGGCTGCATGGCACCCAGTCGCAGCTGGAGTTTTTGCCGGAGCGCCATACCGACTTCATCTTCGCGGTACTGGCCGAGGAGCTGGGGCTGATTGGGGTACTGGTGCTGCTGGCGCTGTACCTGCTGGTGATTATTCGCGGGCTGATGATCGCCGCCAAGGCGCAAACCACCTTCGGCCGGGTCATGGTCGGCGGCCTGATGCTGATATTATTCGTTTATGTGTTTGTTAACATTGGTATGGTCAGTGGCATTTTACCGGTAGTTGGCGTACCTTTGCCTCTGGTCAGTTATGGGGGTTCGGCGCTGATCGTACTTATGGCTGGGTTCGGCATCATCATGTCGATCCACACGCATCGGAAAATGCTGTCTAAAAGTTTATAA
- the rlmH gene encoding 23S rRNA (pseudouridine(1915)-N(3))-methyltransferase RlmH: MKLQLVAVGTKMPDWVQTGFMDYLHRFPKDMPFELTEIPAGKRGKNADIKRILEKEGEQMLAAVGKGNRIVTLDIPGTPWETPQLAQQLERWKQDGRNVSLLIGGPEGLAPACKAAAEQSWSLSPLTLPHPLVRVLVAESLYRAWSITTNHPYHRE, translated from the coding sequence GTGAAACTGCAACTGGTAGCGGTCGGCACCAAGATGCCAGACTGGGTGCAGACCGGTTTTATGGATTATCTGCATCGTTTTCCGAAAGACATGCCGTTTGAGCTGACCGAAATCCCGGCAGGCAAGCGCGGCAAGAATGCCGACATCAAGCGCATTCTGGAAAAGGAAGGCGAGCAGATGCTGGCTGCGGTGGGCAAAGGCAACCGCATTGTCACGCTGGATATCCCCGGTACGCCGTGGGAAACGCCGCAGTTGGCGCAACAGCTCGAACGTTGGAAGCAGGATGGCCGCAACGTCAGCCTGCTGATTGGCGGCCCGGAAGGGCTGGCGCCGGCCTGCAAAGCCGCTGCCGAACAAAGCTGGTCGCTCTCGCCATTGACATTACCGCATCCTTTAGTGCGCGTCCTGGTGGCTGAAAGCCTCTATCGCGCCTGGAGTATTACAACAAATCATCCTTACCACCGGGAATAA